The Takifugu flavidus isolate HTHZ2018 chromosome 16, ASM371156v2, whole genome shotgun sequence genome contains the following window.
CGTGCGTTGCCATTGGCCAGGAAGGAACAGGCCGTCTCCCACACCACACTGACGTCCCGCTGGGAAACAACCGCCCTCAAGATGTCGGTTATGACGCCAAGCGTCACAGCAGACAGCGTCTCgagagcagcaggtgaagaGAGAACGAGGGAGGACGGGGTGAGGTAGGAGGAGGAACAAACCGGTGCGATACTGAAGCACTGAAGCGTTACAGGCCACTGGTTCTGCGAGTCAGCACCCACAACATGTCCATTTCCTGCCAGCCTGGCGATATGCGCTGCCAGGATGTTGCTCAGTTCCTGAGCTAAGAAAATAAGCTCCTGAGTGAGACAACCGCAGATGACAGGTGCTCTGGCTATCACCGTGTGAAGCAAAGAACACAGCACCGCAGAGACCCTCTCGTGGATCATGCTGCAGTCTGGTGCAGAGGCCACACGAAGTAAGCGCGACGCCACCCATTTCGTAAAGTCTGaaataaaagggaaataaaagccAGACATCATCATTAGAGAATTGTGAATTTGTTGTAGATATGACTTGGGTTAAACATCTCATACCAATACAACTCTGTGTTGTGTCTGGGTACTCCACAGGTTGACAGGCAGGGTTGGAAAACATTAGAGAGGAGGACTTGATTATATGCTGCACAAAGTCCAGAAGCATCACACAGGCGGGCTCGGAACTGGACTTCTTACTCAGACCTAAAGCAACTGCAGACGCAAGCATGCGAGCACAGGCAGTTAGTTTATATAGTTTTATCCCATCCCGAGCTTCACTTCGGTGCAGTCGTGTACGACCAGGTGTTTCTGCCATTGTGGCACAACAGCTGCAGACCTACCAACATCAACATCGCTCAGTATCTGGTCAATGAACTGACAGAGGATCTGTCGTGGTTTCTGCGCCGCCTGGTCGTACTCAGCCGCGCTGGCACTACAAACACCAGGAAGGAATGATGTGATATGATTTTGCATGAAGAAACGACACCCGGGCGTCTGCTCGTAATACACAACTTTCAACTCATTTTAAagttgttagcatgttagcttaaTCACCTTACTACTTACCTAGCTAGCTCCTGAAGAGCCGGTATCATTGCAGACATCTCCAGACCttccatttctttaaaaaaaattgaatggCAGCACCGTTTCCCACTTATTTATCAGCAGCGTCTTGTCCAGTAACTTTAACTAATGttttgtaaacacacacacaagtccaCGCTGTCAAACCATTGAAAGACTTTCGCTCCAAAATGACGTTTTGTTTTGGTACGGCAGCCACCGAGGCTCACTAAACCCTACGATCATTCGAGAAGTACTTTAGCGCTCCCTGGTGACAGATAATCAGCATTGAACCCTGCATtcttcttttggttttattgaAACCTGCATTGCAATCAAGccaggtttatttttgttttttacgtgCCAATGTGTCAAATGTGTCAGTGAGATGTCAGCTTGATTATGAAGCATGAAGCAATTGGTGAATAGATACTTTATTTGCCTTTGGCAAATTTATTGAGAGCACACATAAACAGCTTTGCTGAAGAGAAATAATTTTAAACTTCAGTTTACTTTATTGTTCAAACAAAATAATAGTTTCTAATGCAGATTGTGCAGTGCAAAGACAAAACAAttaaatgaagagaaaaaaagacatttagtTGAATtcagatggttttttttttgttttttttgttccctttcAGGGTTGGGCTTTTTTCAGTCCATGGCCCATGAGGCAGGCGAAAAGTGTCAGAACCATCTTTGGATTCACTTCCACCAAATCATCTGGCAGAGCGTACACCCGGGCACCGATCTTACGAGCCAATGAGACGGCGTACctgggagaggaagcagaaggaaAAGGTGTCATCGGAACAGGTGAAGCAAAGATGAGGGCAGTGTGAAAAACCCTTCAgttgtttgttcttttactTGGCGTTGCTGATTTTGTCGTCTTCCTTCAGAAATCCTCTCTCGGTTTTCTTCACCATGTCCCATTTGACAGAACCAGGAGCAATGACGTCAATCAGATCAATCACGGGCAGACTGGTGCTGATGGTTTGGTCCTGCATGAAGAATGGAAATATTTCATGTAAATGAAGCCAAACATTTtatgacctacacacacacacacaccccccccccccccccccccccccccccacacacacacacaccttaaagcTGCTGATTTGTGTCTCCTTGTTTTTCTGACTCAGGGTGGTGTTGACCCAGTTAAGGATAATCTGATCAGCCaccttttctccatctcccAGTTTGGACAAAACCAGCACTGTATATCTGAGGGTCAtcaaaaaccaaacatttattcaaaataaagcatttgtaTCACAGCTGTGATGTGTCCCAGGGCCTTGAATGGAGCAGTTACCTCCTCATCAGCTGCCAGAGCAGAGCCAGGGTGTGCATTGAACTTCCCTCGTTCAAATTTTCTCCTCCGATGCCGACTAGAGAGAAGCGAGCAATATCCCTGCCCAGGTCAACAGCGTAATTACAGTTCTCCAGCTGGAAAATGTTGGAGAAACATTATATAAATGTCCATTTTTATGGCTCTGATCTTTACTTTTCCATCTCTTTTATGCACAGAGTGAGGGCATACCTTCTTCATGTTGCCCCCCAGGAAAGGGTACGGTGGGTTGTTGACCCGCTTCCAGTTCACAGGCACTCTGACCTTCTCTAAAAGCTGCAGGATGACCAGGCCATCACACAGGTCACTAtggaagagacagagaaaaaactCAGAAATGGCTTCAGTGACTctaatgagtaaaaaaaaaaaaagcctgaaaaatACCCCCGAAAATCAGACTAAACTCttttaaaatggtttattttaagCTTGACCAGTCTTGAGTTgcatatgcttttatttttgagaGATACAAGAAGCATATCATTTCTGAGGTAACGAGCAGGAAcatgactactactactactactactactactactactactactactactactactattactactgctgctgctgctgctgctgctgctgctactactactactactactactactactactattactactactactactactacaactactgaTATAAGACTGATATACCAGTAGAGGTGGTTGACATGAGGAGAGACGCCCAGGGAGTTCATCCAGTTTCTATATGTTTTCTCTTCCCTGGTTTCACCTGGACAGAGACGTGAGAAAGGAATGTTTATTTATAGTGTCTTCTAGGAATGATTCACAGCTACGGTTTCAACTTAGACACTTTTATGGGATTTTATTGCACTTTGACCTTTACAATGTGAtgactttttcattttgcagcaATAAAGCAGATCTCACCCTCGATGTGTGCAGTCTCCATGCCATTCAGGTCAGTCTTCTCCACCGCAGGATGCATGTTGAACAGGTTGGCCACGAAGGCCAAGTTAAGTTTGCTGTTTCCCGAGGTGACGTCGTGAGGGGACACAAACTGCCTGCAATCCAGCCTGGCCGCCTGCCGCAGCATCAGCTCGGCCCTTCGCTCCAGATTTTCCTCCTGCACAAACAGACGTGGAGATGAGGCCACCGTACAGAGTTTGCAGGGTGACATAAAGCACCAGGCTCACGTTCAGGCCGCTCATGTCGATCCTGACACTGCTCTTGTAGGCCGTCTCCTCGTACTGAGCGATCTGGTCCAGCAGGTAGAAGTAGGCCCGGGAGTCCTGCAGAGGTGCCAGAGCCCGTTACCTTtcagtgtgttttggtgtgttgtGGAGTGTGTTGTCTGAGGAGGACCTTAATGTCTTCACTGAAGTTGCGGATGGTTTTCGTCCCCGCGTTCTGCAGGT
Protein-coding sequences here:
- the LOC130540397 gene encoding plastin-1-like isoform X2, which translates into the protein MEHHITQISRDDLEDLRDAFNKIDVDNSGYVSDFELRELFKEARLFLPGYKVREIIETFIAGDTNKDEKISFEEFVSIYQELKSKEYGETFRKTITRRDGIRSFGGMSGNSSEGTQHSYSDEEKVAFVNWINKALVKDPECQHLLPMNPNDESLFTSVRDGILLCKMINLSQPDTIDERVINTKKLTTFKMTENLVLALNSASAIGCTVVSMDAHDMMAGKPHLVLGLLWQIIKVGLFADIELSRNEGLISLLLDGETLDHLMSLSPEELLLRWVNYHLQNAGTKTIRNFSEDIKDSRAYFYLLDQIAQYEETAYKSSVRIDMSGLNEENLERRAELMLRQAARLDCRQFVSPHDVTSGNSKLNLAFVANLFNMHPAVEKTDLNGMETAHIEGETREEKTYRNWMNSLGVSPHVNHLYCDLCDGLVILQLLEKVRVPVNWKRVNNPPYPFLGGNMKKLENCNYAVDLGRDIARFSLVGIGGENLNEGSSMHTLALLWQLMRRYTVLVLSKLGDGEKVADQIILNWVNTTLSQKNKETQISSFKDQTISTSLPVIDLIDVIAPGSVKWDMVKKTERGFLKEDDKISNAKYAVSLARKIGARVYALPDDLVEVNPKMVLTLFACLMGHGLKKAQP